In Sphaerospermopsis torques-reginae ITEP-024, the genomic window TTGCTCATCCTATAATTTCATAATTCATGGAATTAAATCACCCTTACTTAATTCAATAATAGTATTAATAAATGCCTTTAATTCAGGACATTGATTAATAGAAACCATCAAATCTTGATCTTTCAAAATTCTCGCACCATCACGAATTTTATTATAACTAAGTTGACATTTACCTGTTTCAAATACTTCTTTAATTCTATAAGATGGTGGATTTCCATGATTTACCTTTTCTGGTAAACCTCCTGGTGCTGACTTGTTAGATTTTGCTAATTTCTGAATTGTTGACCAATAAGGTAATAACCAAGCTTCAAAATCATGCTGTGCTACATGGGGATAGAAATTAGGATTATTCCCTACCCATTCTCGCATTTTTGCTTTAGCATCTGCCCCATCTTAAAAATCATTAGTTCCTGTATAAACATCAGTTAAAGCAATAACAGCATCATAATCATCTTGATTTAGTAAATTTTCAACGACTCTTTTAAGTTTTTCTCCTTTAGGAATACGACCTTTCTGAGGAATAAACCTAAGTTTGGGCATTTGTGGTAAACGCAATTTGAGAAAATCCGATAGAATTTGCTTAAAAGCTTTCTCTGTTTCACCTTCAACTAAAATAGCTATCTTCATGGACGACCACCCATTAAATTCATTGCCCAAACTTGATCTAAACTATAATCTTCTAACCAATGTTTTAAATTAAAACTATCACCCCAATTCATAGTAGTTAAACCATCTTCTACATCACAAACTAGAACTTCTTTAGGCTCTAAAAATCTTATTAATCTATCTGAATGAGTGGCGACAATTAACTGAGTTCTTTGGGCTGCTTCTCGCATTAAATGAGCCAGTAGTTCCAATAATTCTGGGTGTAAACTAACTTCTGGTTCATCAATAAGAGTGACAGCAGTTAAATCTGGACTTTGTAACAATGTTACTAACCAAATAAACCGCAAAGTTCCTTCAGAAAGTTGGTGCATATAAAGAGGCTTAGAAAAATTTTTATCTTTCCAAGTCATTGTAATAGTTCCTGCTGCTACTGGAGGAAAACTCAATCTTTCAAAATCTGGAAATGCGACAGCAAGGGTATCTTCAATAATTTCAAATCGCTCTGGGTCAGTTTCTCGTAAATAGTACAGACAGGAAACTAAATCTTCACCATTAGCACCCGGCAAAGTTGCAGGACGCATTGACTGTGGTAAACGCACAGGACTTTTAGGAGCAACATTCAATGCACCATAAAATGTGCATGATGCTAATTCTTTACGCAGCGTTTCCGGTGCTTTATACATTTTGGGAACTTGAGCCAGAGAAGTTTCCAAAGGATTATGATCCCAATTTGGACGTAATAATTTTTCATCCTCAAAATTGAAATACTTCACATCCAATCCAAATGAATCAATGTGCTTGAATGGTTCTAAAACCAAGGGATTATTTTCAGTTAGTGTTTCCCGCACAATTTCATAAGTGAAACCTTTTAGAGCAACTTCCAGTTGGTAATTAAGTGGTGCATACCCTGGTACACTCATGGACAAAGAAATTGCTATACTATTGGCTCTATCGCGGGTAATAATATCAGGCAGTCCACCTAATTCAGAAATTTTATTTGCTAATTGAGCATTTGCTGATGCTGCTAAAAGTGAAAAAATTTCTAACAAAGAAGTTTTACCTGCACCATTAGCACCAATCATGACTGTCAGAGGACGATCTCGCATATCTATTTGTACATTAAATAAGCGACGGTATCCTTCAATAGTTATACGTTCAAATGAGTTCATAATCTAACTCTTGCCAATAGCCATAAATCAATACTATTTTAGCATTTGACTGATTTTTGTAGTTTTTCAATGTAATAATTACATCATATTTAAAATATCTCTGTTCAAAATCATGCTAAATTTTTAATAAATCTTTGCAAATTTATTTTTTTGTAACTACTTAACCCATCATAAAAATGCCCACCATCACCAAAACCAAAAAACCTCTATGCAAGCATTTTCTCTATTGTATCCATCATCAAAAAGAGCCTGTGATAATAATCAGGAAAGTGAGAAAATTGATAATGCTCATAAAAAGAACGTGCTTGATCATCTTTAGCTTCAACCACAACAGCAAGTGTGGCAATTTCACTTTGCAGACTACGATATAGAGCATCAATTAACAACATTTCGCCCAACCCTTTTTGGCGATGGTTTTGATCTACAGCTAATCTACCTAACAAAGTAGCAGGAAGTAGAGGATATTTTGGCAGTTTTTTAGTTATCTCTATAGGCAATTCTTCTAATTTAATACTTGTTGATGATAGTGTATAAAAACCTGCTATATTTCCAGAACTTTTTTCTACTAAAACAAATGGGGCAGCCATTCGTTTACGTGCATCTTGCCCAGCGTGTTTTTGAAAATAATTATCTAGTTTATCAACACCACAACAGAAGGCCGCCCGGTTATGTTTTTTTCCTAGCGGCTCTATTAAATAATGCTTGAAAGCATCAGAACTATCTATTAAATTTTCCACTTATACACCCATATTCTTTTTATAACGTTGAGCAGCAGCCCGTAACTTTTCGCTGGGTTCAGGTGGATTAAGCAGTGCTTCTACAAAAACCTCTTGGTCTTTTCTGCTTAATATCATGATTTCATTTTCTTGAATAACTTGGTTTGCCGCACTGACAAGACTGCTAACTACAAAATCTGTGAGTGTCCTCCCCTGAATATCCGCCGCACGTTGGAACAATTCCTTATTTTCTGGACTGATACGGGCTTCTAATCTTTCTGATTTAGATCGCAAGGATTTTTCTCGGCTGCTTTTAGCTGATGTATGAGTCATGATAGCTTCTACACAAATAACATAGTGTGATAAATTATATGTACGGCAAATGTCCTAACACTATACTAATAGTTTAACCATTTAGCTCGAAAAATGTCAAATATTTTATCGCTCTACTAAAATTAATGATTTTAACCTGTGGTCTAATTAATATCCCCAACCATAAAAATGCCCACCATCACCAAAACCCAAAACCTCATCATCTCCTTCACTGCTATCCTCACCACCCAAGCAGTATCAGCCACCATCAGCGTACCTTTAAAAAGCAAAAACGGAATGGTGACATCCGCCAACCCCTTAGCCAGTGAAGCGGGAATTTCCATATTAAAACAAGGCGGAAATGCCGTAGATGCAGCAGTAGCAACCACATTTGCAATTTCCGTAGTTGAACCTTTTTCCGCAGGTATTGGTGGGGGTGGTTTCTTATTATTTCATTCTCAAAAAACAGGGGAAATTAAAGCTTTAGATTTTCGGGAACGCGCTCCTATTAAAGCAACAAAAAATATGTATTTAGATGCTAATGGGAAAGTTATTCCCGGTGCAAGTACCAACGGTTATTTAGCAGTAGCAACACCGGGAACTGTAGCGGGTATGTATGAAGTACATCGTCGTTATGGAAAGTTACCTTGGCAAGAAGTTGTTAAACCATCAATTGCACTGGCTAAAAATGGTTTTATTATCAGTAATAGAGTTTCTTGGCTTTCTTTGTCTCGTTTTCAAGACCGTAAACCGAGAATTATCGACAACCCCGCAGCTAGTAAAATCTTTACTCGCAATGGTGAATATTATCAACCAGGAGAAAGATTAATTCAAACTGATTTAGCTAAAACTTTAACAGCTATTTCTGAAAATCCTCAAAGTTTTTACACCGGAAAAATTGCCAAACTTCTAGCTGATGATATGGCTAAAAATGCCGGTTTAATTACTCTGGAAGATTTAAAATCATATAAACCAATTTGGCGAACTCCTGTTTGTGGTAACTTCCGAAAAGTTAAAGTTTGTTCTATGCCACCTCCATCATCAGGAGGTGTTCATTTAATCCAAATGTTAAATATTATTGGTGACACAGACTTAAAATCATTAGGATGGAATCACCCAGACGCGATCCATTTAATGGTAGAAAGTATGAAAATTGCCTATAGCGATCGCGCCAAATATTTAGGTGATCCTGATTTTGTGAAAGTCCCTGTTTCTGAACTTATTAGCAAAAATTACGCCCAAAAACGTCGCCAACAAATTAACATGAATAAAACGACACCATCAACAGAAATAAAACCAGGACTGAAAACAACAAAAATTCCTGAAAAAACAGAAACCAGCCATTTAAACGTAGTTGACGCAGATAGAAACGCCGTCAGTTTAACCTTCACCATTAACTTAGGTTTTGGTGCAGGAATAGTCACACCAGGAACAGGAATAGTGTTAAATAATGAAATGGATGATTTTGCAGCAGCACCAGGAGTACCTAACGCCTTTGGTTTAGTTGGTAACGAAGCTAACAGCATCGCCCCCCGGAAAACACCCCTTTCCAGTATGACACCCACCATCGTCACCGAAAACAACCGCTTCAAAATGGCTGTAGGTGCGCCCGGAGGCAGTACAATCATTACTCAAGTATTGCAAATAATACTGAACGTTTTGGAATACAAAATGGATGTGGGTGCAGCCGTTTCCGTCCCACGCATACATCACCAGTGGCTACCCGATGTGTTACTTGTCCAGTCTTGGGGTTTAGATGCGTTAACCTTGCAAGACTTACGTCGTCGGGGACACAAAATCAAAGAAACTGCACCTTGGGGTAATGCAAATGCGATCGCAGTTACAGAAAATGATACCTTAGAAGCAGCCGCAGATCCCCGTGGAGAAGGTGCAGCTAAAGGTTATTAACAATTCATAATTCATAATTGATAATTCATAATTGCGTTTTTATATTTTAGTTTTTGGCATAACTAAATTTGGCTATAAAAACGCCGCATTTTTGATGGAATTTCCACTCATCTTTTAATTATTAATTATGAATTAGTAATTACTAATTATGTTAATTATTTACTATTGACTTTGCCAAATCATTACTAAACTCATTTGCCCGTGCGCTAGGAACTAAACTCCAGCCAGCTTTCAGCAGTTTTTGATAAGTTGCCCAACCCTTAGAACCACCGGGTATTTGATAATCAGGAACAGAAAATTGAGGAAACGCCGTATAAGGCCGCCAAGGTTGACCAGGAGAAGTCTGCAAATGTAAGATTTTTTCACCATCATCACTAGACTTAGATAACCAGCACATTTGTCGTTGCATGGTAAACTCCTTTGCGTTTAGCTTATGTTGGATTAAGACAGGATTATGTTAATACCTGCCTCATTTTTGTGAGAGAAATTATGAGTCTAAAAGATTAGACTAGAGGAATTTGATATTATTAAACTCAGGTAAATTTCTGAATAAAATTGACTCCTATGTGCGGTTTTCCGCGAGAGTAGAAGAAAAACACAGAACAAAAAAGGTTGTTCTCCAAATGTTTTCTTCTAGTACAATATTTTTTTAATGTTAACTATCGTTTTTGTGACTGTATGTAACAAACACTACGATTTTTCCAAAAATCTCCAAAAATCACCCATAAGTTTTTCTGTTCACATATATAAGGATATAGCTAGGGAATAGAGAATAAGATCCCCGACTTCTTTTTAAAAATTGTCAATATACTATAAATTCATGTCAGAAGTCGGGGATCTGGGTGTTGTAATTTACCAAAAAACTAACTTTCCCTAAAAGCTAACAATTGTTCATCATTTATTCTGCCTACTTCGTGTAGAGTAGTCACAATTTCCGAAATAGTTAAAACCGAATGACCACAATAACCATTTGCTTTTAATCTATCTTTGACACCCTTTTCATGGTCAATAAAAACCACAATATCATTAACCTTTAATCCCACAGATTTGATTTTTTCTGCTCCTTCCATCACACTTTTACCACTAATTAAAATATCATCAACCACCGCAATTGTTTCACCAGGATGAAAATTACCTTCAATTACTCGCCGTGTACCATGTGCTTTAACTTCTTTACGAGGAAAAATCATTGGACAATGTAAACGTAAAGATAAACCAGTTGCAGTAGGTAAAGAACCATAGGGAATACCAGCCAACCTATCAAAAGTCAGACCTGTTAAAATTTTCTCATAAGCACTAAGAACCTGATTAAAAACTTGAGGATTAGAAATGATTTTCCGTAAATCAATATAATAAGGAAAAGTCGCCCCTGAAGCTTGAACAAATTCCCCAAACATAATA contains:
- a CDS encoding AAA family ATPase — its product is MNSFERITIEGYRRLFNVQIDMRDRPLTVMIGANGAGKTSLLEIFSLLAASANAQLANKISELGGLPDIITRDRANSIAISLSMSVPGYAPLNYQLEVALKGFTYEIVRETLTENNPLVLEPFKHIDSFGLDVKYFNFEDEKLLRPNWDHNPLETSLAQVPKMYKAPETLRKELASCTFYGALNVAPKSPVRLPQSMRPATLPGANGEDLVSCLYYLRETDPERFEIIEDTLAVAFPDFERLSFPPVAAGTITMTWKDKNFSKPLYMHQLSEGTLRFIWLVTLLQSPDLTAVTLIDEPEVSLHPELLELLAHLMREAAQRTQLIVATHSDRLIRFLEPKEVLVCDVEDGLTTMNWGDSFNLKHWLEDYSLDQVWAMNLMGGRP
- a CDS encoding GNAT family N-acetyltransferase, producing the protein MENLIDSSDAFKHYLIEPLGKKHNRAAFCCGVDKLDNYFQKHAGQDARKRMAAPFVLVEKSSGNIAGFYTLSSTSIKLEELPIEITKKLPKYPLLPATLLGRLAVDQNHRQKGLGEMLLIDALYRSLQSEIATLAVVVEAKDDQARSFYEHYQFSHFPDYYHRLFLMMDTIEKMLA
- a CDS encoding DUF1778 domain-containing protein, with the protein product MTHTSAKSSREKSLRSKSERLEARISPENKELFQRAADIQGRTLTDFVVSSLVSAANQVIQENEIMILSRKDQEVFVEALLNPPEPSEKLRAAAQRYKKNMGV
- the ggt gene encoding gamma-glutamyltransferase, with product MPTITKTQNLIISFTAILTTQAVSATISVPLKSKNGMVTSANPLASEAGISILKQGGNAVDAAVATTFAISVVEPFSAGIGGGGFLLFHSQKTGEIKALDFRERAPIKATKNMYLDANGKVIPGASTNGYLAVATPGTVAGMYEVHRRYGKLPWQEVVKPSIALAKNGFIISNRVSWLSLSRFQDRKPRIIDNPAASKIFTRNGEYYQPGERLIQTDLAKTLTAISENPQSFYTGKIAKLLADDMAKNAGLITLEDLKSYKPIWRTPVCGNFRKVKVCSMPPPSSGGVHLIQMLNIIGDTDLKSLGWNHPDAIHLMVESMKIAYSDRAKYLGDPDFVKVPVSELISKNYAQKRRQQINMNKTTPSTEIKPGLKTTKIPEKTETSHLNVVDADRNAVSLTFTINLGFGAGIVTPGTGIVLNNEMDDFAAAPGVPNAFGLVGNEANSIAPRKTPLSSMTPTIVTENNRFKMAVGAPGGSTIITQVLQIILNVLEYKMDVGAAVSVPRIHHQWLPDVLLVQSWGLDALTLQDLRRRGHKIKETAPWGNANAIAVTENDTLEAAADPRGEGAAKGY